Part of the Toxotes jaculatrix isolate fToxJac2 chromosome 1, fToxJac2.pri, whole genome shotgun sequence genome, TACACTGTATCTTTGCTTAGATCttaaaaaggaagaaagtaCAGTAATTCAATaggtatttatttataaaatactTTTAAACACGAATACATGAGGTGTACGAGAattacagacacaaaaatgtgataacacattaagaaaaatagaaacacctgtACTATGTTGTACAAAAGCCATGTAGCTTCTCTTTCATCATCTCAGGTTATCAACATCAAAAACTGGAGTTTTAAGAAGTTTGTTAATCTGAGTTAAAATCTCTCTAACAGTGTCAACAATAATTTCAAACTTGAAGTTTCCtccatgaatgtttttttttttaattgagcttaattaaaatgaaactcCAGATATTGGAGTTTGATTCAGTGTAACTGTGGAAGATCACTGTGAGTGCTGCTCTCTAGAGCTAGACCAGGAGAGTAGTAACATTACTGTAGTTGAAGTCATGAAGCACTTTGGCAAATCGTTCTCCATAAAAGCAGTAAGTGAAGGtaatggttaaaaaaagaaaaaaaaaaaaaaagaaaaacttgctTGAAACAATTAAGCACGAGAATTATGTGAACTCTTCCACTAAGCCAAGACTTGTTATTGCCAAATACTGAACTAAGAAAAATATCAAGTAGATTGGAGGAGGAACTTTTGTAGGAAACAAATGCTACTGATcaccaaatgttaaaaaaagtatatatcTGAAATAACACTTAATTTTGGCAAATAGGATTTAGTCAAACATAGTGTTAAAACATGgcttatgtgtttttaaaatctgatgCAAAGAGTCTATTAAAGgcttaaatgtattttactagAGCTGGCTAGTTCAGGATGATGGACGATGGGCTACATAATGTTTCCATGATTGTGGTTGAATGCCTGGATTTCTGAGAAATTTGAGCTCATTTGGTTGCACTTTACTTCCCTTTCATGCTGATGGCTCTGAAATATTCCTGACTACAAAGACAGCTCTGAGCTCAGACTTCACCcaacattttttccccactaaTCAGCCAGTATAAAATGTTGTACACAACTTTTAATACTGGATTAGGACCTGTAAACCtcttacacactgacacaaaaggAAGTGTGAGACTGAGTGgtaagttgtgtgtgtgtgtgtgtgtgtgtgtgtgtgtgtgtgtgtgtgtgtgtgtgtgtgtgtgtgtgtgtacggtcTGAGTCTAAGGCTGCAACCTCACTGAAGGAAACCAAATTCGACCCACTGGGCAACTGTTCTGTATTAGCTGTGTACTTACTGAACTTAATAGCTGACCTTTATTCTGAAGGTAAACCTCCATTCAAACGGCAACAGTGAGTCCTACCAGGAGCGGTTATCACGTctggagggagacaaagagtCATTAATTCTGCAGGTGAGATAAGTCACTCCTCTGGTCGTACTTTACttttgttgaaaacaaaaccatattatctctgtttttttgtatAAGATTTATATGACCTTTAAAAAAGCTGTTGTGGTGGTAAAACATTAAGCCCAAAGCATGCCTGCACTTCCATTTAATAAAGGTGAATTAATTCCATTGGATGTGAGTCAAGCTCAAATAAAAGAGGACATATGACACCATGCTGCTAGAGGGAACTGATTCTAAACAGTGCCCATATCACATTCCAGTGTTAGAGGAAAGAGACCAGGAAAGGAAGGTGACAGGGCAAAGGTAGGTCAGAGTATTGTGTTATAAATATTGCgtaatgtgtgtttcttttccacTGAACAGGTGAAGCAACAGTTATAAAGTGGGTTTGGTGCTGTTACAACACTagaatgtcttgttttgtgtgatgtgtttatCTACGTATATACATGTCTAGGTGTGTGTGGCTCTCAGGACCGCTGAACAAGTGCTTATCTCAGACAGGTTCAGGCTAGCAGCACTATGAGCTGTAGTATGTAGGTGTGGGTAAGAGCAGGtgccttgtttgtttctttaggCCTCAGATAAAATCATTCTTTGCAAAATCCGCTCTAGTTGGCTCGTTGGGTTTGCTGTTTTAGCATGTGATTAGTTATTATGTGGCCTTGATAGTTTCTCTGCAGATTTAAAATTAACCTGCATTTTGCTGACATGGCTGCAGCCAACGAAGTGTCGCAACCACCTACTGAGGCACAAAGGATCACTCATTTCTTTTCAAAGGAAATGTGTGCACTGTTTGGTCTGGCGCAGACATAgaaatttcaacaaaaatgaGTACCAGAGTACCAGTGATTAAGTGAAAAATAGCTGATATTCATGAATGTGTACTGTGAGAAACTCTGTGGCAATAGAGAAAATCTGAGGGCTAAAGAATTTTACTAGACCTAGGCTGCAATTATGGGATAAAATGTGAGATAAAATGTGAAACCAAGTAATGATTAAACAGTTTTATTGCCcagttttatgtaaaaataaatttctCATCTCTACCATCATTCTGTCCccacacaaatatgcacaggTGAGTGTGCTGACAGACCAGGTGGAAGCTCAGGGGGTGAAGATCAGCGATCTAGAGAGTTCTCTGGTGGAGCATCAGCACAAACTCAACTCCACAGAGGAGATGCTACAGCAGGTACACAACTTTACTGACCTCGCTGACTTGAGTCATAACATCTTACGTTGGACTTTCTCAGTACCAAATGCTTGATGTATTACTGGACCAAAGTCAGGAAACTCTGACTCTTACCAGGAGACGTCCAGGGCTTTTATATCAATATTGTTCTTCCAGTTAATGAGATGTGACAGGGCCCCATCTATCTTTTAAATGTGACTCTTCTGCAGAGCCAATCTTTTTTCATAAGCTGCAGTATGTAACTCGGGATGAGTTCTGCTTCCTGGGAAGAAATTCCTTGCTAAGATTCCAGTCTATCTGGCTGCACATAACCTTGACAACCGAAATATTTAGGACGCTCAGACTCATTCCAGGACAGTGTCTCAGAGTGTATGCTTGGTTTATGCAGGGCCAGACTGGTCTGTCTGGGCAGGTGATTACAGAATTAGCCACACCCACAATCTGTAACCACCATGACTGAGTCcctgcatgctcacacacacacacgtgcagagagagagagagagagagagagaggacaacagagggaaggagagagggacaaACGAGGAAGGGAGGAACAACTGAAAAAGGTGGAGAgatgggagggaggaagaataGGGGTGGTGCTCCTTTAAGAGAAGTTAAAAGTGTATGTCTACAACTTTCAGTTGTTTGCTTTTGGCTTCAAATCTACAACAGAGACTTTGCTGGACAGCACGAAGGACACTGAGTGGAACGGATGTATGAAACTTTAATCTGCTGAAACTCCAAGACACCTGAAACCGTTGCATCCATGAGGGAAATACACTTACGCTTCCTTTACTTAAGGAAAGCACTGGAGTAAGATGAACCAGGTACTACACTGAATAAATGTATGTCATTCTTATAATGCTGCTCCTGTGAAATAGGCTGTTCCAGCCTTTTCTGACTAAAGTGCACAAGTGCCAGGAATATGTTTTTTAGCTGTCTGATGAGCTGTGAACTTTATGCTCAGTGTCTACTTCTACGTGCAATGTTGTATGTGTGCAGTGTATCAACGGGCAGGCAAGGCTGGTTTCTTGGAGACATGGTCATTATGAGGCTTTGGACCTGAGCCGTAAATCTCTTCCTGGTGACAAAGCTCTAATATTTTCCATGTGCACACGAGCAGAAGCCCAGATTTTTTCCAAAGCCAGAGTTTTAAATGGACGTATCCATATGTACTGTTTGCCTGCCTCAGATGCACATTTCTGGACTTTAAGTGATTTAGCACCTGCCTGACATCAACCAAATTAGTAATACATCTGCCAGCATAGCCTGGTTTAACTCTCAAGACTGACAGCTATTGAAGCGAGATGGTCACAGAGCTGTGTAGCAGAACCATAGTCTCCCTCAGCACCAGGTTTGATTGGCAAAggttcacacactgacaggaaaaTGCACCTGTCACAGTTATTTTAATGTTCTTTCTATGAATGTTTGGTATGCTTTTGgtacctctctccctctctctcactctttctcccccctctgctgtgtactttgaGTGAGCTGTGAAATAGGCATTATAAATAGTGGTCATGGGTTGTGTATATTTAGCCACTCAAACAGCGTCTGAAACCAGTGGGTTTGTCTGAGGGGACTGTCATTACAGAACTGGTAGCTTGCTGTGCCTCATACTTAATGTTGCCTTTGTTCAGTAAGTACTGAGTTCTGTGTATCATTGAAGGGataatgtgtttatgtatgcTTTTATTTACCtatatgtctgtttgtgttgcttcaTGCTCTTGCTGTATGTTGTTGATGACAGGAACTCCTACATAGGACGTCACTGGAGAACCAGAAGCTGAGTCTTATGGGGGAGGTGTCCTACCTGAAACTAAAGCTGGCagacatggagggaaaacaGGGCCATGGGGCTGAAAGGCAGCACAAAGCCGAGGTAGGGATTTTTACAGAGCAGAATATGACAAGTCTTTGTGGTcagaaagtttttatttatagtttctaggtttggttgttttgtttgtcagaaCTTATTTAAATGGGTATCCATCAAAACAAGGTTGCTTTGTTGGCTTTTACCACTTCatattcttgtttattttttttttgttttatgtgaacGTGACAGGCTCACAATCTGTGAAGCATTTGTTTCACTGAGGACTACTTGCAATGAAAAATTAGTTTAGCTAAAATCCTCAGGAACATTTCAGTTGTGCTTCAGTCCTTGGAAATTTGAACCTAACTCTGCCAGGAATGACGAGGGTACACACAAAAATCTGCCTTGTGTTCTGATGGATCTAACCTTGAAGTCAGCTGCTGATTTTATGGAAGACCATAAACACTTTCTGGATGGATGTAGGGGAACATTCACCAAAATCCTGGCTTGGCTGTTCCTGGGCAAAgactacaggaaaaaaaagtctccaaggggtttaaattttttgtcagtttaaaCTGAATCATGTATTTGCTTAAGACTGATGTGTTGGGTTACCAGCAGACATCCTGGGCATTTAGTGACCATATGAACTGGAGAAAGGgaaagcaggaaaagctgcAATATCTCTAGACAGGATACTGTAATGTATGTAGTTACCGTCAAAACACAGCCGGTCAAAGAGCCTTTGTGTCCTCAGGTTAAGAGAGTTCAGGCATAGCGGAGTTGGCATGATGGATGGTGGGCcaaatatgagtgtgtgtaggcTTCAGCCCAGAGAATTTTATTCTTGGTGGTGGGTAAAGGTTGCGTTGGccattctgaaaaaaaaggacTCCCTTCCTAACTAAAGCCACATTTCCAGAAGCATTTGACATTtatacagcaaaagaaaaagaaaattaacttCATTTGAATATGTTTGAACATTTATGGGGATTTGATTTGTATTTCTAAGCAGGAAGAAATAGCATAGGTGTTTTAGTAGACAGCAGTTTTTCAGCACTTTTCAATTCTGCTTATACTATGTATACAAACCCAACTTTCCCTAGAACAGCTCCTTGAACTTAAGGAGAATAGGAAAAATCTGCTTTCAACACTTTACTGGCCTCTCACGTGCTTTCTCTACTACACAAACATGGCcacacatgtgcatgtttgcactcacacacacacgcatacaacATGTGCAAGCCTCCTCGCTGTGAAGCCAGTAAGCCCATAGTTAAATTTAGCCATGGAGGCACTTCATATCATCTGTCATATCCGCTGTGCTGGACCCCAAGTGAGACTTCCTCTGTCCAGAGTCCGAGCATAACTTGGCTGTTATTTACAATGCAAACTACCCATTTGATAAACAGGACATGCATGTTATGGTCAAAGTAAAAGGCTAGTTGAGGTTCATGATTAAATACAAAACAGTATGTGTTTCTAGACTAGATGAGACTAACTGGCCAGTTAGTGTGTGTTTCTAGCACAGGTTTACtgtcatatttacattttctcagaaTGCAGAATATCAGAATAACTAGACACGAAGtagaggaaaacactgaattgaAAGGTCATTTCTGTAATGCTGTAttcgcacacaaacacagacatatataCTTTCTCTACAGTGCTACCTCTTCACTTTCTAAACAGTTCTCTCAATTCTTTCTCCCCCACTGCATCTTTCAGACTGTAGTGAATTTCATTAGTGAGCTGCAAGAGCAGATGTGTAGGTTTCAGAAGGAGATCAATAGCAAGATCCAGGAGAAAAAGGCTTTGGAGACCCCAGctgacagcagctcctctgtggcATGCCGCACTGAGTCCAGTGAGGGCAAGGGCTCAAATCCCGGGCCGTCCTGTGACAGAACCTCAGGGGTGATCCACAAACTAGAAGAGGCTCAAGTTGGGCCTGATGGGATCACACACAGCATGGAAGCCGGTAGCTCAGATggagagcagcagcaccagTGTGGAGGAGAAAGCGTAGGCATAGCCTGCTTGCATGACTTGTAATGCCGCGTACAGCATGGGTTGTCTCACTTTGCCGTGTGTCATCCTTTGGTTCACAAGAAAACGAAACACAGATTCACCAGATATCCTCAGCAGTGCTCCCTGTCACTGTGCAGCTTGGTCAATTTGTTTGGTAAAACGGCAGAGTTAATCATATCTATCTGttatgcatctgtgtgtgacaCAACTAATACCTGTAGGTACATTTCATGTAATTTGAGTGTAATTTGTGTGCTATGAAAGAACAATGTGAAGACTTACTAACATCACCTGGTTATTTAATCCTGGagtgatgtatttatttatttttttatgtgtgcatgtatgtatttttaatgcttGCAGCTGAAATTAACAGGCACGTTTTCTCTCACATGTTCTGTTTCAGGGTTTACTTAGGGAGCTCAGGATTCTGAAGGACAAAGTGGAGCACCTGGAGGATCAGAAGTTACAGTATGAGAAGAAactcaaagcaacaaaggtAAAAAAGAAAGTTCTGATTTTCCTGGTGTCTAGACTTTGAAATACACCGCTAATGTCCAAATTCCACTGCTAACTGTCCACTCAACTTTCCTAAACGCTGTCCAATCCGATGTTCCAGCCAGTTAAgtgagtcattttcttttgcacaCGCTCACTCATTCATGGACACCTATGTTTTCTTAAGAAGTCTGAGAGCAATTTTACCTTCTATTTTAATGTACTGTAGAAATAAAGTTAATAATGGCTTAGTTCTTTTTTAATGTCCTACTTGTATACTTTGGCATGATCCCATGGCATTTACTTCTTAGACTTTCTAGAGTCTCTTGTCCTCTTTTAGGATAAAATCATTAGCTCTCCCATTATTTCATCAACTCTCTTTATTAGTCTTTCTTGAGCTTTTCCTTCCGGTACAATAGCTTCCTATGTATTAGATTGTATTGtattaatatattatattatatttaattttgcaGTTATTAATCTACCATTTGAAAAGACACATCTGCTGATTCACTTTTAACACAGTAATTACTATGGGTGTTACCTTGTCAACCTACAGTCACAACATGATTGACTTCAGGGTTAaaagtgaagattttttttttaatgtagaaaGTATCCACCAGAAGATCCAACTGGTTTGTTATTGTAAATACTGCATTACTCAAAGTCATATCACCATTctttagttttggtttttagAAGTTCATTACCAGTAAATATCCAGTTGGCATCTTTCCATCAAATAGATGAAGAAATGCTACAGTTCACAGAAGTATCTTCCTCCAGATTGGTAGACAAATATTCTTTaaatcaagttaaaaaaaatcttaatgcaCACATGAATAATTGGCTAGAGATGTTATGTTAAAAATTGAGCTATATAAAAATGcttttatgtgtgagtgagtgagtgagtgagtgagttacTCTACCTTCTTCAACAAATGAGTTGGAAGTAATGTTTTGATAAAGTAAAAAAGGGTATGACGTGgcacatgtttatttttcttcctctgtcctctacATAGTCAGATCACACTGGTAAATAGATCAGCCTGAACTTTATTACCATCTGTTTTTTCCTTAAACTCTGTAACTTACTTTAAAACAAGCTATAAACTTTATAAAGTGGCCTAATATTTTGGTTCTCTAAAATTCAGAGAAACATTTATGTGCTTTGTTGTGGGTGTTTTATATATAGATAATGGTGTATCTTACACAGTTTAGGTTTCAAGTGAGGACATGCGCTGGCATTTTAAATTAAGATGCATGTacatgtcttgtttttgtgattgtgaaaTTGCTTTTAGCTGTGCATGTTTAAACAGACGTGTGTCGGCACATACAGTAGACTTGTGCAGAGTTGCAGGTCCCCTCTGCTAAGTTTCCTCACTGTGTGGCACCCGCAGGCAGAGATCAGCAGCCTTCAGCAGCTTCTGCTCAGTAAGAATGCTGAGATCGAGAGCTTACACACTCAGCTGCTGGCCAGACCCTCTCTATCCACCGAGAGCTCAGAGAGAGGTAAGCAAAGCACCCGGCTTCAATCCCTCGATCAACCTGCCAACAACAGCCTCTCACTCTCAGAGTTACCCAGCCTGACGGGTGACACAGTTTATGACTCCTATTTGCATTCATTAACTTGTAGTAACAGCTGTGGGAAAACTGTGTCTCGGCCCTTAACAGTCTGTCTCATCAtgggtctctgtctctctctctctcagaggaGATGTACAGGAAGAGGCTAAACGCCAAATGTAAGCCAGTAtttaatgaaaactgttttaaacCCATGGGCCATGTCTacttttgatttttcatttatttcctctctccAGACATGCCTCTTTATTCTattatcttttgttttcttctgctcttAGGGGCAAATTTGACAATCACCACCTGATTTCCAAAATTACTTGatgcactctctctcttccctttggcttctttgttgtctttgtggATTCCTGAAAGCATAATCTCTTGTTTGTTCTTAATTTTGTCTGTCAAGGATAGATGAACAGTACTCTGGGTTACTTGTTTAGTATAATCACTGTCACTCACCAGCAATGCTGCCTGTATGCCTGCAACTGTTATAAAGGAAGTATCCATggacaaatatatatatatgaatatataaatacatgATTTAGATGGCACTCTAGTGAGAAATAAATTTACAACATGTTAGCATGTATTTTTtgcctttcctttctttctaaATAAGCATATGCAGTTCAACATGTCTAAACAAAATGATCATTTATATGACATTAGCAGTTGCCTATTAATAATCAGCACGGGGTTCTCTTTATAGATCAGGAACTGCAGAGGCTTAAGAGTGGAATGAAATCACTGGTTGCTGCCAATGATGAAAAGGTAAGTTACCAAGAATCTGGAaacctctcctttctctttctggtcAGTACAGCTGTTTGTCATTAAGCAGTATAGAGCAGCATGTGTGTTGTTTCCTATAGTGTAAAGCATCTTACTGGCACGTACATAGCAATGCTATCATCACTGCTGTTTGGAAGGTCAGAAGGTAACTGTTtttagatgttgtcatttcttAGAGGCGCCACCCTGCAACCATTTATAGTACAGAGGGGCTTTTGTATTCTCCCTCCCAGAGAATCTTGGACTTTAAAGACTTACAGACACAGCCCTACATGTGGCACACTAGTGaagacacacacgtacacacacccCAAGGCGAGCCATTTCAGGCAAAGCCACACTTAAGTAGGCCTCGATCTGCCAAGCCTAATTTTGGAGTGCGCTGCATTAAGAGAACCATGGCAAAACCAGAACATGGGCACCActtcaaaaaacacacactcctcgcAGCTGGTTACCACAACTAAGATTTCCAGCCAGGCCTGTGTCAATCCCCTCCCAATCCACTACTTTGATGTAAAGGCCATATGGTGAAAGAGGGAGGTCTGTGTGGCATATCGGTCAGTAACAGAGAGAAGagtctgtatgtgttttctaACCTTAGATAAACATCTTAATTGGGTTTCATTGACCTTGAACCTCCCCGACTCTGCTTTCTGTAGGACCGACGTATTGAAGAGCTCACTCTGCTCCTGAATCAGTGCAGGCAATTCAGAGAGGTCATTCACACGACAAGGCAAGGTAATCACCTTATTCACTCCTTCATCCTTCCCTCGACATGTTTCTATTATCTTAGCAACAACATTTGAGCTAAATAAAAGCCACCACACTTCTTTCTTTAACAGAAATATGTGCCGCTGCttgagctgaagaaaaaaatattgcttCTCTTTGTTACTGTAGCTCCACCTGCTGTTCATTCATTGCCAAATGGTAGGACTCCTTCAAGCAGcagtgaggaagaagagcagggGTTGATGAAGAACACTGACTCTGCCAGCGCAAAATCTGAGGATGTAAAGTCTGAAGTGGGTAGAAACAAGCTTAACAGGTCTCGGACTAATTTGAggttgctgtttgtgtgaacaCGACTTTGAATATCATTTTAGTTTCTCTAACTTTACTTTTTACCCATCACAGGTTTCCACAAACAGTTCTTCCTCCCAGCAAACATCGCTTTTATCAATCCAGAAGGACAGTGATTCTAGGTAGTGAAACATCTGTTCATCGATTGATGACTCCAATACCTATTAGTTGGATTTTACTGAAATTATTGTGCTTTTATCTTCTTAGAACAGAACCACAGACTCTATCAAGTAGCATGAATGACTTAACAAATGGACCTTCACAAAAGGTACTTTTTAATCATCACACAAATCTGATATGCTAACAATCTGCCATTTATCTTTGAACATGTCATAAAACCTGAATGCTTCCcttgttatttttcatgaaagctactgtactgtacttttaCATGCAGGCTGTGTGACATAATTCATAATTTAATCATTTGTATGACCTCTATAATACATATAACTACAGTAGTTTGTTGATTCTGCtatttccttgtctttttttatttatatgtgtggtTCATCCAGAGTGGTCTGGGTGACACCAGAAGTCAGACACTGCCTGTGAATTCCTCTCTGTCAGAGCAAAACGGGATCgaaggcagcagcagtgaaatccAGAGCCAAAGATCTCCAGATGGGAGTGAAGATGGAGACTCCAGCCAAAGTAAATCCAGACTTATTAACTCAGGCTATGTTATTTATGATATGATTGATCGTGCATAGTAATAATCCCCAGTATAGGATCAGACTTCCTATTTCTGTGGAATCGTTGCGAGGGCAGTAATTCCCATAAGGCAAAGGCACTATTCATATTTGAAGCAAACCACCCTCCTTTGACCAAACGGCCATTACACCTTTGATCACAACTAATTGCAGAGTCTCCTGACAGAGCAGATGGATCATGGGATAAACTTTCTCACCAAACACACCCTCTCTCTTGCTCGGATTGACCACATTCATCCCAGCTCCACCCTTCCTCAGCCTCACTGACCAGTTTCATCTTGAGCCCCACCCTGATTTCTCTTTGCCAAGTTCTGCTGTTGAGCAGAGACTGACTGCAAACTATATCATAAAGATCACACCTTGTAAAATTTAGCTTAAATCCCTTCTTTTTCATGGGACATTAACTGATGAATTACTCGTTGAACTCAATGGTCTGTAACCTGTGCTCTCTTTCCTGAATAGAGCAGTGTGAAAAAAGGCACACAACCAAACATGTGGCACGTAAATCTTGATGTTCTGTTTAGCTTTTGGCTTCTTTTTACTCAGTCATCAAGATTGTGCCTCCAACAGTTCACAACTACAGCAAACTACAAATTTCGACAGATCAGATCTTTTCAGAGAGGTTGTTACTGAAATGCTTATTTGGCAAGATGGCAGTGGGGCTCTGCGAGCTCAAATTATTATGAGTAAACTGCATTTTTAACTAATCAAATGCATCTATAAAAGACTGCAAAATCTTAGTAACCCTCTACAGTACACAATTTGCATCAAATTTACCTAATTTGTACGTAGTGGTATTGCACTaactgtgttttccttttcaagGAAAGTTGGAGAAAGCTGATGACAGCACGTCAAGCGATAATTCCCCTGTTCATTCTGGGGCAAATACACAACCTGGCCAACGAGCTGTGGGCTCACCAGAATACATGAAGAATAACAGGAGCTTCAAGAGACTCTGGGGAAAGTGAGTTTGGTATTAATTAATTTGGTAATAATTATATCAACACAGACTATCAgtagaagaaaaataaagccaACACACTCACTTTAACTGGCAGTTTAAATAATGTGTATCAGTTTAAACAACATATAGAGTATAAAGTATAACATTAAATTGTGTATAAACAACATATTTTGTATGGGTTTATGTGACATATTAGTTGGTGGCTTATGTGAACGTATTTGGTGCATGGAAATAATAATGTATTGTACAAATGGGGATtaaaaaaagcagtttaaaaTTAATctaataaaacagcaaaaattaTTGAGTTGAATAAAgaatttctatttgttttttgtttttaaatcttattatgtatttattatccaaaaaaatggaaaataaaggtGAACTATTACTGAAAGTGTTAGATCTGTTTTTCGGTTATGGTACTCTGAGAGTGAAAGTGGCTCCAAAGAGTTTATCCGCATCCATACAGACTTCGAAGAACCCAGTCTGGAGGGCTCCAGGCAGCAGATCCAGATGGCGGTCAGTTTAGAAGAGGGGGATTGCGTGCTACAGCAGGACCCAGACTGACCAGGACCCCTGAATCATATGACCCTGCACGGTAAAGCTCTGTGTGCCTCTACCTGGCTTAGAAGCACAGTACTCTTCAGAACTAGAAGGTTTTGTATCAGTGAGGTCACCCTTATACTTCGCTTCTTTAAAATGGTTTAGTTCTCTCATCTCATCGCCACCTCCATCTTTTTCTACATGGTCAAAATGAGAAGTAGCTATGGATGCATGGTGTGCTTTGTGTATTTTACTGTGAGTATTTTAAAAGATTATCATTATGAATAACTTAACCAGTTTTGTGTCTGAtttgttctcttttctctgtcagtgatATGAATATTCCATTCAGCCAGTGGACCAAGGAGCAGGTGTGTGGCTGGCTAGAGGACTATGGACTGGGCCAGTATGTCAGTCTCACCAGACAGTGGGTTGAAAATGGACAGACACTGCTGTCGGCTACACCTCAAGACTTTGAGAAGGTCAGAGAATAAAACTAAACACTTCCGAAATATCCTAAATGTATAACTAAAAATTGTAAATCAAAATTATTGATATATATAAATTCTATAGGTCAGATACACATAAAAAGTCTGTCAGGGTAAATATAATTGCATGGTGTGTGAGTAAACCACCAATTATTTACCCcaatgttcagttttattgtgacaaacagacttttttgacctcaggaGATGGGTATGAAGAATCCACTGCACAGGAAGAAGCTGCAGCTGGCTCTGAGGGCATTCACCACTAAAGTTATAGAGAAATCGTCAGACCTGGACCACATCTGGGTCACCCGTAAGACTCTTTCTACATGGAATATTTTTAACTTCTCAGCCTATGTGTTCTCATTTGAATCAGACTTCCACACAGAGTGGGAATTCTCATgtcacaaaccaaacaaagaaaCGTAGTGTGTGAGATGGAAATGTGttagaaaaaaatgcaaatgtaggCAACATTCAAAGCCAGGAACTGTTTCTTAACTGAGTTGTTACAGGGATCATGTTTTGGCATCTGACGGATGATGAAGCTTG contains:
- the ppfibp2a gene encoding liprin-beta-2 isoform X6 codes for the protein MEYDIDFYKHFTWLRKVNLHSNGNSESYQERLSRLEGDKESLILQVSVLTDQVEAQGVKISDLESSLVEHQHKLNSTEEMLQQELLHRTSLENQKLSLMGEVSYLKLKLADMEGKQGHGAERQHKAEGLLRELRILKDKVEHLEDQKLQYEKKLKATKAEISSLQQLLLSKNAEIESLHTQLLARPSLSTESSEREEMYRKRLNAKYQELQRLKSGMKSLVAANDEKDRRIEELTLLLNQCRQFREVIHTTRQAPPAVHSLPNGRTPSSSSEEEEQGLMKNTDSASAKSEDVKSEVSTNSSSSQQTSLLSIQKDSDSRTEPQTLSSSMNDLTNGPSQKSGLGDTRSQTLPVNSSLSEQNGIEGSSSEIQSQRSPDGSEDGDSSQRKLEKADDSTSSDNSPVHSGANTQPGQRAVGSPEYMKNNRSFKRLWGKLRRTQSGGLQAADPDGGQFRRGGLRATAGPRLTRTPESYDPARDMNIPFSQWTKEQVCGWLEDYGLGQYVSLTRQWVENGQTLLSATPQDFEKEMGMKNPLHRKKLQLALRAFTTKVIEKSSDLDHIWVTRWLDDIGLPQYKDQFHEARVDGRMIQYLTVNDLLTLKVTSQLHHLSIKCAIHVLHANKFNPYCLRRRPGEEKQPSPSEVVQWSNHRVMEWLRAVDLAEYAPNLRGSGVHGGLIILEPRFSSETLALLLNIPPQKTLLRRHLATAFSALVGPQATQEKREYGNATGHVPLTTTAKVKPKKLGFTQFSHLRKRKPDESADYICPIDSGALTVNGVSRLPSAALRGLSPSLDRQAERREQLGIKAEANGLKQ
- the ppfibp2a gene encoding liprin-beta-2 isoform X1, giving the protein MEYDIDFYKHFTWLRKVNLHSNGNSESYQERLSRLEGDKESLILQVSVLTDQVEAQGVKISDLESSLVEHQHKLNSTEEMLQQELLHRTSLENQKLSLMGEVSYLKLKLADMEGKQGHGAERQHKAETVVNFISELQEQMCRFQKEINSKIQEKKALETPADSSSSVACRTESSEGKGSNPGPSCDRTSGVIHKLEEAQVGPDGITHSMEAGSSDGEQQHQCGGESGLLRELRILKDKVEHLEDQKLQYEKKLKATKAEISSLQQLLLSKNAEIESLHTQLLARPSLSTESSEREEMYRKRLNAKYQELQRLKSGMKSLVAANDEKDRRIEELTLLLNQCRQFREVIHTTRQAPPAVHSLPNGRTPSSSSEEEEQGLMKNTDSASAKSEDVKSEVSTNSSSSQQTSLLSIQKDSDSRTEPQTLSSSMNDLTNGPSQKSGLGDTRSQTLPVNSSLSEQNGIEGSSSEIQSQRSPDGSEDGDSSQRKLEKADDSTSSDNSPVHSGANTQPGQRAVGSPEYMKNNRSFKRLWGKLRRTQSGGLQAADPDGGQFRRGGLRATAGPRLTRTPESYDPARDMNIPFSQWTKEQVCGWLEDYGLGQYVSLTRQWVENGQTLLSATPQDFEKEMGMKNPLHRKKLQLALRAFTTKVIEKSSDLDHIWVTRWLDDIGLPQYKDQFHEARVDGRMIQYLTVNDLLTLKVTSQLHHLSIKCAIHVLHANKFNPYCLRRRPGEEKQPSPSEVVQWSNHRVMEWLRAVDLAEYAPNLRGSGVHGGLIILEPRFSSETLALLLNIPPQKTLLRRHLATAFSALVGPQATQEKREYGNATGHVPLTTTAKVKPKKLGFTQFSHLRKRKPDESADYICPIDSGALTVNGVSRLPSAALRGLSPSLDRQAERREQLGIKAEANGLKQ